From Micrococcus porci, one genomic window encodes:
- a CDS encoding ABC transporter substrate-binding protein — MATSPRPSAPLSSALSRRAPRRAVLGLLAASPLLAACGGDPLAEGSSSPAPGSGGTDAGGAVTVGSANFAESEILGELYAQVLEAKGLQVERRMQIGAREVYLDALKDGSIDLIAEYTGNLLGYVDKEATATSSADVEAALKAALPDHLTTLAVAQAEDKDSYNVTKAFSEENGITSLADLAAHPGTLRVGGLPELAQRDYGAGLAGLEEVYGVPQDKLEFTPISDGGGPLTVRALVDGDVDLANIFSTTPAIKDNGFVTLEDPKGMITAQNVVPLMAKDKVTDRIREAVEAVQAQLTTDDLLAMNAANAGEAKRQPRQVAADWLRQKGLV, encoded by the coding sequence ATGGCGACTTCCCCGCGCCCCTCCGCCCCCCTCTCCTCCGCCCTGAGTCGTCGCGCGCCGCGCCGCGCCGTCCTCGGCCTGCTGGCCGCGTCCCCGCTGCTGGCGGCCTGCGGCGGCGACCCCCTGGCCGAGGGGTCGTCGAGCCCCGCGCCGGGCTCCGGCGGCACCGACGCCGGCGGCGCCGTCACGGTGGGCTCCGCGAACTTCGCGGAGTCGGAGATCCTCGGCGAGCTGTACGCCCAGGTCCTCGAGGCCAAGGGCCTGCAGGTGGAGCGCCGCATGCAGATCGGCGCCCGCGAGGTCTACCTCGACGCGCTCAAGGACGGCTCGATCGACCTGATCGCCGAGTACACCGGCAACCTCCTGGGCTACGTCGACAAGGAGGCCACCGCGACGTCGTCGGCCGACGTGGAGGCCGCGCTGAAGGCGGCCCTCCCGGACCACCTGACGACCCTCGCCGTGGCCCAGGCCGAGGACAAGGACTCCTACAACGTCACCAAGGCGTTCTCGGAGGAGAACGGGATCACCTCCCTCGCCGACCTCGCCGCCCACCCCGGCACCCTCCGCGTGGGCGGCCTGCCCGAGCTCGCCCAGCGCGACTACGGCGCCGGCCTCGCCGGCCTGGAGGAGGTCTACGGGGTGCCCCAGGACAAGCTCGAGTTCACCCCCATCAGCGACGGCGGCGGCCCCCTCACCGTGCGCGCCCTCGTGGACGGGGACGTGGACCTGGCCAACATCTTCTCCACGACGCCGGCCATCAAGGACAACGGCTTCGTCACCCTGGAGGACCCGAAGGGCATGATCACCGCGCAGAACGTGGTCCCCCTGATGGCCAAGGACAAGGTGACGGACCGCATCCGCGAGGCCGTGGAGGCCGTCCAGGCGCAGCTGACCACGGACGACCTGCTGGCCATGAACGCCGCCAACGCGGGCGAGGCCAAGCGCCAGCCGCGTCAGGTGGCGGCGGATTGGCTGCGGCAGAAGGGGCTGGTCTGA
- a CDS encoding ABC transporter permease has protein sequence MIADLFAWFADPAHWTGPGGVPARVAEHLGYSLLALAIAAVIALPAGVAIGHTGKGRRVVVAVSSALRALPTLGLLTFLAIVLQVGLRQALIPAVIVLVVLAVPPLLAGAYAGVHAVPRDVVVAARANGHSTRQLVSQVEVPLALPMIVGGLRSASLQVLATTSVAAYLGLGGLGRYLFDALAVQDYTTMLAGAVLIALLALVSDAVLLLFQRLVTPA, from the coding sequence ATGATCGCCGACCTGTTCGCCTGGTTCGCCGACCCCGCCCACTGGACCGGCCCCGGCGGCGTGCCCGCCCGCGTGGCCGAGCACCTCGGCTACTCCCTGCTGGCCCTCGCGATCGCCGCCGTGATCGCCCTGCCCGCCGGCGTGGCGATCGGCCACACGGGGAAGGGGCGGCGCGTCGTCGTCGCGGTGTCCAGCGCGCTGCGCGCCCTGCCGACCCTGGGCCTGCTGACGTTCCTCGCGATCGTCCTGCAGGTGGGCCTGCGGCAGGCGCTGATCCCCGCGGTGATCGTGCTGGTCGTCCTGGCCGTGCCGCCCCTGCTGGCCGGTGCCTACGCGGGCGTGCATGCCGTGCCCCGGGACGTCGTCGTCGCGGCCCGCGCGAACGGGCACTCCACCCGGCAGCTCGTCTCCCAGGTGGAGGTGCCGCTGGCCCTGCCGATGATCGTCGGCGGGCTGCGCTCGGCCTCCCTGCAGGTGCTGGCCACCACGTCCGTGGCCGCGTACCTGGGCCTGGGCGGGCTGGGGCGGTACCTGTTCGACGCGCTCGCCGTGCAGGACTACACCACCATGCTCGCCGGGGCCGTGCTGATCGCGCTCCTGGCCCTCGTCTCCGACGCCGTCCTCCTCCTGTTCCAACGCCTCGTCACCCCCGCCTGA
- the trpB gene encoding tryptophan synthase subunit beta, with amino-acid sequence MTHRNPEDNALRAADAARPEPRTLAEATDLVHTPDLTAGADGMFGTYGGAVLPPELAGPMAEVAEAYEEARHDPEFYAEYRRLLRDVVGRPSPLTPLDRLSDELGGARIVLKREDLNHTGAHKINHTIGEALLAKRMGKRSLIAETGAGQHGVALATAAAMVGLDCEIHMGSIDVAKQHPNVVRMRLLGATVVSVDREGRSLKEAVDSAFDVYASDPAHYLFAIGSVVGPHPFPTIVRDFQAVVGREARAQFLERYGALPSAVVAAVGGGSNAMGAFTAFLDDADVRLIGVEPGGRSATKGEHAMSMAQGVDGVLHGMATKVLQDEQGVPDPVHSIASGLDYPGVGPQHARLAQLGRVEYVAEDDAAVLEAFQRLTKLEGIIPALESAHAVARAIRMAPGLGTDQRILVNLSGRGDKDVDYVAETLGLTGDADEVVR; translated from the coding sequence ATGACCCACCGCAATCCAGAGGACAACGCGCTCCGGGCCGCCGACGCCGCCCGCCCCGAGCCCCGCACGCTCGCCGAGGCCACGGACCTCGTGCACACCCCGGACCTCACGGCCGGCGCCGACGGCATGTTCGGCACCTACGGCGGCGCCGTCCTGCCGCCGGAGCTCGCCGGCCCCATGGCCGAGGTCGCCGAGGCCTACGAGGAGGCCCGCCACGACCCCGAGTTCTACGCCGAGTACCGCCGCCTGCTGCGCGACGTCGTCGGGCGTCCGTCCCCGCTGACCCCGCTGGACCGCCTCTCCGACGAGCTGGGCGGCGCCCGGATCGTCCTCAAGCGCGAGGACCTGAACCACACGGGCGCCCACAAGATCAACCACACCATCGGTGAGGCGCTGCTGGCCAAGCGCATGGGCAAGCGCAGCCTGATCGCCGAGACCGGCGCGGGACAGCACGGCGTGGCCCTGGCGACGGCGGCCGCGATGGTCGGCCTGGACTGCGAGATCCACATGGGATCGATCGACGTGGCCAAGCAGCACCCCAACGTGGTGCGCATGCGCCTGCTCGGCGCCACGGTGGTCTCCGTGGACCGGGAGGGCCGCTCGCTCAAGGAGGCCGTGGACTCCGCGTTCGACGTGTACGCCTCCGACCCGGCGCACTATCTCTTCGCGATCGGTTCCGTGGTGGGCCCGCATCCGTTCCCCACGATCGTGCGGGACTTCCAGGCCGTGGTCGGTCGCGAGGCGCGCGCCCAGTTCCTGGAGCGCTACGGCGCGCTGCCGAGCGCCGTCGTCGCGGCGGTGGGCGGCGGATCCAACGCGATGGGCGCGTTCACCGCGTTCCTCGACGACGCCGACGTGCGGCTGATCGGCGTCGAGCCCGGCGGTCGTTCGGCCACGAAGGGCGAGCACGCGATGTCGATGGCGCAGGGCGTGGACGGCGTCCTGCACGGCATGGCCACGAAGGTCCTGCAGGACGAGCAGGGCGTGCCGGACCCGGTGCACTCGATCGCCTCGGGCCTGGACTACCCGGGCGTCGGGCCGCAGCACGCACGCCTGGCGCAGCTGGGCCGCGTGGAGTACGTCGCCGAGGACGACGCCGCGGTGCTCGAGGCCTTCCAGCGCCTCACCAAGCTGGAGGGCATCATCCCCGCGCTCGAGTCCGCGCACGCCGTGGCCCGCGCGATCCGCATGGCTCCCGGGCTCGGCACGGACCAGCGGATCCTGGTGAACCTCTCGGGCCGCGGCGACAAGGACGTGGACTACGTGGCCGAGACGCTCGGCCTCACCGGGGACGCCGACGAGGTGGTGCGCTGA
- a CDS encoding GNAT family N-acetyltransferase encodes MPAAQLPADLLLEHGAVRLRPLTLDDAPRLRALVDAGSWAGMSSPLPTSDEAMAAHLAQLMAREDLTAFAVERDGEFVGRTAYYEHVPGVRVDVGHTIYAREVWGTEVNPACKLLLLRHAFEALGVERVGLRCDHRNTRSHRAILRLGATFEGTLRAFRPAADGTVADVDYFSVLAAEWPAVRAGLEARLAGSAPAD; translated from the coding sequence ATGCCTGCCGCGCAGCTCCCCGCCGACCTCCTCCTCGAGCACGGCGCGGTGCGCCTGCGCCCCCTCACCCTCGACGACGCCCCGCGGCTCCGCGCGCTCGTCGACGCCGGGTCATGGGCGGGGATGAGCTCGCCCCTGCCCACGTCGGACGAGGCCATGGCCGCCCACCTCGCCCAGCTCATGGCCCGCGAGGACCTCACCGCGTTCGCCGTCGAACGGGACGGGGAGTTCGTGGGCCGCACCGCGTACTACGAGCACGTGCCCGGGGTGCGCGTGGACGTGGGGCACACGATCTACGCGCGCGAGGTCTGGGGCACGGAGGTGAACCCGGCGTGCAAGCTGCTCCTGCTCCGCCACGCGTTCGAGGCGCTCGGCGTGGAGCGGGTGGGGCTGCGGTGCGACCACCGCAACACCCGCTCCCACCGGGCGATCCTGCGCCTCGGCGCGACCTTCGAGGGCACGCTGCGCGCCTTCCGGCCCGCCGCGGACGGCACCGTCGCGGACGTCGACTACTTCAGCGTGCTCGCCGCCGAGTGGCCCGCGGTGCGCGCGGGACTCGAGGCGCGGCTGGCCGGCTCGGCGCCCGCGGACTGA